The window CAGTTTCTAGATGACCAGTTCAAGATTAAATATCTAGGGAAAATTCACTATTTTCTTAGACTTGAGGTGGTCAGACACTCTTGACGGATTCTTGGTCAGTCAGCACATATTTGTTTTGGATCTCTTGTCTGAGTTCAAGTGTTTAGATGTGAGCTTTGGGGTATCTCTACTTGATATGCATGTTAATCTTTCTACTAGGGTTGGTGATTTACTTACTGATCCTTCATTATATAGACGGCTGGTAAGTAAGTTGAATTTCTTACAACATACCCAGCCTGATATTTCTTTCACGGTTCAGCACTTGAGCCAATTTATGTCTGATCCCAGATTGCCACATTTGGAAGCAACCTATCATGTTCTTAGGTACTTATCTGGTACTTCTTCTTTGGGCTTGTTCTTGTCTAACTATTCCGGTTTTACTCTCAAGGGGTACTGTGATTCTAACTGGGTAAGTTGTGCCGACTCTAGTGTCATGctccaacctcggggagcgtgactggcgctcaatcgagtgGATCCGGTCGAGCGAGCCTGATAGACACTTTCTATCCAAACTCGTTTATGATCAAAAGAAGGCGCGTTTCATTAGTTAAACAGTAGAAAGACTATATATTTACAACATTactaattcattttattttactacatcaTTGTTAAGTtccaaaatacatacactttacaATCTAGTGGAACAAGAGTCCCAAAACACACCATAATCCACCTGACCTTTCTAGTACCCATACACAACCCATATaaatgtctacagagcctctaaagataTAAAAGACAGTTATGATAATGCCAGAATcaaggctccagctatacctcaaaacgtggtAAACATATAAACAAAATATGTACTACATGACCCCGGGAAGAAATGGGGTTCACCAAGTCTGTTGGTAAGATGATGATGATGCACCACTAGCTACAATCAACAATgtctgctatagaaccacctatatccatttaaagatgtcgcgccccaggcaaaaaggacgttagtactgtcaaatagtactagtatgtaaagctaaaacacTATCTTAATAGAATGAACAATAAAACAAAAGGGGAAAACAATCATGATGTAtaataagagcttcaaacaatattaaaatatCAAGTAAGGATTACATAAAttctcaagtcaatttccataggTTGGTAATCTTTAGAGCTATGTGCCACCATCCACAATACCATCGTATTcttacatggagtccgatctcgacccgatcggatAGGCCATCTcattgagacatcaaccatatccacAATTTCAATCATCATTTCCAGCACAATTACCACCATgtatgcggcatggcgtccgatcacggtcCGATCGGCTAGGCCCTCTCGCTTGAGACATCATCCTTTCaatcaatcatctcacttcacatttctttcccatcttccAATGTATTGCCACAACTGGCCTATTTATTAAgtcgttcttggcacttggccgtattttacaattcaagtttccTTTTTTTACACGTTCAATAACATAATCATCAACATCAATAAGGCCTATCATGTAAGGCATTTGCACACACAAGGAAAAAGACTTGTAAAATCCTAAGCACACCgaggcttttcatacaaattgacataacaacctttattcgatTCTTGACATGAATTTTTAACCTTTCTCAACCACATTCCACATTTTTAAACACATCCTCAAGTGGCATGATGACATGAATAACATTTAGAGCAATTAttgaacatgaatctttcaacaCAACATATTAGGGCAgtcaattctagtatgatcaatttTGGGACTTACACGAATTGCACGAATATCaggggttcgattctaagaagaaggggtttagccatacatacctcaattgagcctcttaaaactTTAAGATGATCCGAaaattagcaacttcaatctattttaataatatagcaaaattgaacccaaaattaggagaATAATCATTATTCTAGCTCACTAGAGCATTCtgtcaaacactatgtgtgcattACTGTTTTTAAGGCCTTTTATGAAAGTTTCTACCATTCCTCCACCCATTCTTAGTTCACAACCTCCTCACATACTTTAGGAATAAATGCATGCAAGATATCAACCCCCACACCTAATAATTGTCTTACTAATTATCCCCTTTTTACCAAATTTTCGAAATAAAAAGTTAGGGTATATATTCTTACCTTTAATAAGAGAAccttcttgataatcttcaaggatttagcaagaattgatggatattAGTGTGAAGGTTGGTTTCTCTCTCTAAGAACTCTCTCcctcactctagaaatatcagaaaatagctcaaaataatGTACGATATGTGTTTTTAACGGAATAAGATTGGGTTTAAAGATTAGAAAATAGGAGCCTCGAcacagatctgcggtcgcatatgcgactacATAATTGTTATGCGGTCCGCGTAATGACCGCAAGCGGCCCTGGAAACTGGGCTGgtctgcctcactctgcggccattatgcggcccgcagacctattttgcggtcgcataatgcgccgtagAATCTCCCTCCGCAAAAGTCCAAGGACGATTATGCGACTAAAGTACGACCCATGAAATGGATATGCGGTCACATAATTGGCCGCGAAACTGACCTCAATATTCGCCAAAAAGACTGCCTCACTCTGCTACCATTCTACGGCCCGcaaagtgattatgcggccgcataatgggccacagaaatgcatacttctgcaaaatattttcctttaactctgtagcgcactgttcaatccaaaaggtCTGAATCGCGGTGAGATTTAACAATCTCTAACACATaatcctaacttggcaccacgaaatttCAGTTTTTAGGAAattttttacggggccttacatctaGAAAGTCTGTTAGTGGCTTTGTCATATTTCTTGGTGGCTGACCTGTGTCCTGGAAGTCTAAAAAGCAGTCGACTATTTCTCTTTCCTCTGCTAAAGCCGAATACTGGGCACTCCGATTGCTCGTCGCAGAGGTGGTTTGGATTCTTAGGCCTATTTCTGATCTTGGTGTCACTAACTTGATGCATGCTTATGTTTTTGTGACAAACAATTAGCTATACATATAGCCAAGAATCCGATGTTTTATAAACGGACTAAACATATTGAAGTTGATTGTTACTTTGAAGTGTGGTGTTATCAATTTTCTCTCCATCTCTACCTCTTCTCAGCTTGCTGATATTTTCACTAAACCTCTTTTGGGTGTTCTTTATGAGGCTTTTATTTCCAAGATTGGAATAGCCTCCCCTTCCAGcttgggggaggggggaggggggtgtTGGATCACAAGTTTGTGCAGCAGCCCAGTCCACTATCAAGGAAGCGCACTAGAGTTGAACTGGCCCAACTAAAGCCTACCTGACACACATTAATATTGGACTATTGTAACTAAGACTCGGTTCAATATTGTAATTAGAGTATCTGATTCAGTTTAAACAGGAGAGTTGACTGTCgaataagaagagaaaaattattttccttttgttCTCTCTCACACATTGAAAACAAGGGTTTACCATttacattttcctttaaatctgCTTCGATCCTTCGTGTTTTCAATTCGAACTAAATTCTCCAGGAAAgtgaaataatttaaaattattttaacttGTAAAATGAGTACATTGATCGAAGCAAATTATTGCCAATTGCATCTAAAAATTCATCAGGTAGAGAAAGACATGGGATTGGATCGCTACAATTATTGGTTGCATTATTGCTGACTTTACTTCATCATCTTTTACAGTAAATGCTTCCTATCTAGTGTTGGACCCAAATATATAAAATCGAAAAAAACAATAGCTACTAACAATATTGTATTATAAATAACTATAattcatcaatgatacaacaaaGTCATCTGAAAGGTCTAGGTGGTTTTTCTAGCACCGCAGAAAAGAACACTTCACGATCATCTTTATCCAGTTTAGGAACAACAAGCCACTTTTGTTGCTTATACTTCAGAATCTTGAATGCTTCTAAATAATCATTCAACTCTTCCTTCAAACAGAAAAAACTATCGATCCATAAAAGTCCACCAGGCCTCAAAACTCGATCAAAATCATATAACACAAAATCCAGCAACACAAAATCAATCCAGCCATCAAGAAACCTCGTCGTATGAATCAAATCTAATGTGTTATCGAAAAATGGTAGCCTCTGATTTATAGTTAAGTAAAGAGGAATTAGCCCTCGAAGAGCAATCATCTCGTTAAATGGTGCACCGAGATTTATTGTTGCAGAAACTATAGTGACATTATGTTCCCTCATTCTAGCAGCAAATGTGCCTGTGCCAACACTGAAATCCAGCCCAATTCTGATCTCTCCTGGCTTCATATTAAGTACTTCTGTTATCAATATATCAGCTGTCATTTTCGAGTTCGAGTCTTGGTACGAAGGAACAATCCATCTTGGAGATTCATGATGTGTAAGATTGAAGCAATCTATACATTTGAAGAAACCTTTGGACGTTGAATTTCTAGCCAAACAAGTGAAGTTTCTGCATTTATACTGACTCCATCTAACATTTTTGTCATCTGGTAATTTCCAAAGGGATTCATTTATAGGGTATGGTTTATTGTACAATTGAGGAGCTCTAGCAAAACACCTTCTTCTTGGTAATGGATCACAACCATGAACCATAAGCTTTTGTGCTAATCTCCAATCATCGTTGCACATTTCGCCGATATCATAATTCATGTACTCTTCTAGCTCTGTCTTCATTGAAAAACAAGCATGACCAATGCTAGTGAATGTACCATTAGCACCCATAAAATTCTGTTTTTTCAGCCTGTTTGGTTTAATTCTCACATATTTTCTGATTTCTTCTGTCAAGAAATATTCAGCAGGTCCATTGGACTGTTCTGATTGTTTTGACAAGGAATGTAACACTGCTCCAGATTCACTATTTTGTAGTAGTGATGTCTGGACTGACTCAACTAGATTTAAAATATCTGCAAGAAAAACAGCTTGTTTTCCAGAAAATGATGTTTCATGATTTGGCAGCTGGCGCAATATGTCGATTTCATGTTGGATTTTCTGGATTACAGTATCTAGAGTTAAATCGACGTGATGATCGATTATACAAGAGTTTATGCGATTGTTACAGTTGCAGAAGGAATTTGTTGCTAGAAATGACCTGAGAGAATAAATTTTGGAAAAACTAGCCATACATATAAGAAGAGCAAGAATAGAGAATATGAAGATTAACCTGTGTGTCCCTCTCCATGTTCCCAACTTCTTTATGATATTTGATTTAGGCATCTGTTTCAGTATGAGAGCGATAAATTCCTCTGTTGAAGACTTGGAATATCTTGAAGAAATTATGGTCGAGAGACAAATGATTGGAGCAATTTCAAGAAACACTTGTATGACTAGTTTCATGATTTAAGTTGGATATTATGAAGATTGATGATCTTGAGATCAGAGTCCACATGTTGCATTAACTTGTGATGTACTTTTCAGGTTTTTGGGAAGAGTAGTTTTTCCTTATCAGTCCCGTATTCTCAGCAAAAACTTTAAAATTCTCAAGCTACATTATAAAAATGCCTAAGCTCATAGTCATGAGTATGAACTCTTGTGCGCGCGTGTATGCACGGGTGgtacatatatattttcaaaagaatTCCTACTCTATGTATATTTCAAGTCAAAGGTCACACCTGCAGCTTAAAGGCTACATTTGCTACTGCTCATGCTAATGTTTGTTTTAATGTCATGTTAGTGAAAGTGGCACTTTTCTTCAACAACAGCACAACACCAATTAAGTAGAGAGTAGAAATGAAGTTTGTAACAAATATAAGGGCAGAGAATGTCATCTTAGCTAGCGTTAGGGACATAAATTTGGTGGAAACTTagaaaaaaataagtttttaaagatgagatgaaaaataatttttgaaagtcgacattgtatttggacatgcattttactttaaaagaatttgaagttttgtgagtagaaaacttcaaaaactactctAGAGCTAGAGCTAGAgctgtttttgggatttgaattttttttcctcAAAATTTACGAAAAAAATGATTTAAATCCATAAACAAACAgctatttgaaaaaaaaaaaatccgaaattttatGGCATAAATTTCTTAAACTAGCATGAACAAGACAAGCAAATAGTGAAAAGTGTTAAAGTGAAGGGAGCTGGAAGCATCTCAATGTGATGGATTATAGTACTACAAATAAGTAGACAAAATGAAGTATGAAAGTCAAGAAAGCCATCTTTATGTATTGGAAAATAGAAGAGGGACTTCGAAATAAATAAAAGGTACAAGACAAAATGACACCAATCCCAAAAGTAAATCTAGAAAGTCTTTAAAGAAAtgagaggaggagaagaagaagaagaagcaggaggttttctttctttctttcttttagtaGCTCTAGAGGTATTGGAAAAATAAAAGGCAGAGCGTATCTTCATATCGTTCTATGTGCATGAAAAATATGCCTtcacaaaattaaaaaaaggaagCACCAAAAGTTCACTTAAAGCCCATTTCAAAGTCCCACCTCCTAGCATCTTAGACTGGAATACACCTTTATCTTTATTAATAATTGTACTTTTTTCACTTAACACTATTGCTGAAAAAATGAAGGGCTGATTTATTTTCAGGTAATGTTAGGATTTAAAAAATACTTGGCTTTGGTTTTCTTCTTCGAAAAACCAAAAGAGCTAGCTTACCAAACCAACTTATTCTTGAAGTAGATTGAAATGAGGATTTGAGCAAAAtatttaagtcccgttcggccATAGATTTTGTCAATCTTTTTCTAAATTTTGTTTTGGTAAAACatgtttgtttatatattttatttatgttttggcagattttgaaaacaaaatttcTAGATCCCAAAACTAAGTCTAAACCTGTTTATTGttgaattttttaataattttaaaaattaacccaaacttttgtattttataaaaagttCACCATCTATTATGACCCAACTAATCTATCAGTTAATTGCTACCATTTTCTTTGGACCGATGGATCTTCTAATATTATTGCAATTTgacgaattattgtggctagtaATTGTGTTATTAAGAATTGATATTAAAATATCAAGTTATGATTTTAGGATAGTGCATTATGTAgtttattataaaaatgataGTTTTGTGCCAATATTATCTATGTTTAGGACTATGATTTGTGATAATGAATGGCATATATAGGACTAGCAAGTTTGTTTGTTTGGTATTGTTCAATAtttttgatagtttttagaacttatgGGTATACGTCACATTTCATgtttattcaaaaaataaaataaaatatgttttgaaaaattatgtccaaacagatttttatcttcaaaccaaacttcacccaaattagggttataaaaataaatttggaaatttatggccaaacgccCGCTTAGAACTAGATAGAACTCAATTTTCCCACTTATGAGATTAAACTGAGTTTGTTGTTTTTGTCGTAGGTAGAGCTCAATTTCACCTCTTCCCACATAAAATTGAGGTCAAAACTGCGACACTAGAATTTGAATGTGTCAACATTTCTTCCACAGAGATTTCAGGTTAATAACTTGAGAGTGAAATAAGTAACTAGGAGAAGACGCTTGATACTCAATCGTCCATTCTGTGTAATCAAgaaaaaatcatcataaaaaacacaaacacaaacTCAAAGTGATTCAACCCTAATATTAAAAGGGCAAAAAATGAAACTTTTAATTCCAACAAAACTTTTTACATTTCCAAATTATCAAAAGTCCACATTATATATTATACTCTTCTTCGGCCATCGGAATACTGAGAAAGTGGGACCACCTCCGACAACGGCGTAGATAACGGCGTCGGCAACGGCGAGTTCCGACAAACTGGACATGAAGCATTCAATTTCAGCCACGCGTCGATACACATCACGTGAAAATAATGCTTACAGTCCGGCATCATCCTAAGCATTTCTCCATCCTTATACTCACACAAGCATATCGGACAATCATTTCCGTTACCGTTACCGTTTCTTTTGGAGTAAACCAACTTAGGGTACGAGTTGATTACGACTTGATCAAGACCCAACGTTGCGTTCTGT of the Nicotiana tabacum cultivar K326 chromosome 7, ASM71507v2, whole genome shotgun sequence genome contains:
- the LOC107790062 gene encoding uncharacterized protein LOC107790062 codes for the protein MSSSVFRRQPPPLTITPPPTTNSNSLSQNLSTIGLGYAIAIALGFLVLLSTVLLASYICCRSAAARRRRRQAQHNSQNLNNSENGIYLPRIIFVAEDDEENDEVSSQNATLGLDQVVINSYPKYSKSSTEEFIALILKQMPKSNIIKKLGTWRGTHRLIFIFSILALLICMASFSKIYSLRSFLATNSFCNCNNRINSCIIDHHVDLTLDTVIQKIQHEIDILRQLPNHETSFSGKQAVFLADILNLVESVQTSLLQNSESGAVLHSLSKQSEQSNGPAEYFLTEEIRKYVRIKPNRLKKQNFMGANGTFTSIGHACFSMKTELEEYMNYDIGEMCNDDWRLAQKLMVHGCDPLPRRRCFARAPQLYNKPYPINESLWKLPDDKNVRWSQYKCRNFTCLARNSTSKGFFKCIDCFNLTHHESPRWIVPSYQDSNSKMTADILITEVLNMKPGEIRIGLDFSVGTGTFAARMREHNVTIVSATINLGAPFNEMIALRGLIPLYLTINQRLPFFDNTLDLIHTTRFLDGWIDFVLLDFVLYDFDRVLRPGGLLWIDSFFCLKEELNDYLEAFKILKYKQQKWLVVPKLDKDDREVFFSAVLEKPPRPFR